A window from Deinococcus grandis encodes these proteins:
- a CDS encoding LuxR C-terminal-related transcriptional regulator: MTAALTEAERALLALIGQGLNTLEISRTLNAKPYTIDRRTAALRRKLGAADIAQLREIAQRHLRAPGTP; this comes from the coding sequence CGAGGCCGAGCGCGCCCTACTCGCCCTGATCGGTCAGGGCCTGAACACGCTGGAGATCAGCCGGACCCTGAACGCCAAGCCGTACACCATCGACCGCCGCACCGCCGCGCTGCGCCGCAAGCTCGGCGCGGCCGACATCGCGCAGTTGCGCGAGATCGCCCAGCGCCACCTGCGCGCCCCAGGAACCCCATGA
- a CDS encoding effector-associated domain EAD1-containing protein, protein MTTDQELNARRDLVAYLAAAHPTLSDMRAIWTAAGGHVSDMPDVGDSPISRWWTVLTRVEAGRLHPERFAQAIHDAHPGDPTAALDTLGWCAR, encoded by the coding sequence ATGACGACCGACCAGGAACTGAACGCCCGCCGCGACCTCGTCGCCTACCTCGCCGCTGCGCATCCCACCCTCAGCGACATGCGCGCCATCTGGACCGCCGCCGGGGGGCACGTCAGCGACATGCCGGACGTCGGCGATAGCCCCATCTCCCGCTGGTGGACCGTGCTGACCCGCGTCGAAGCTGGGCGCCTCCACCCTGAGCGGTTCGCGCAGGCCATCCATGACGCCCACCCCGGCGACCCGACAGCCGCACTCGACACGCTGGGCTGGTGTGCCCGTTGA
- a CDS encoding metallophosphoesterase family protein has translation MTHPEPARTDVSAPAPLTAPIAIGDVHGCLVELDELLEQLPPDRHLVFLGDYVDRGPDSRGVLARVRALVEAGRATALLGNHDEMMINSLLNADEGAREIWLRNGGQATLDNYTSEAEAAQDALWMQEHLHPHVTIGPVLFSHAMRPDPTGQDVHAHLWGRPNTADTPFYPLPEGVTHSVHGHTPMMYGPTCLQPNDGTVAVFIDTGCVFGRTLTAIDTATWAALSVPARPATPTP, from the coding sequence ATGACCCACCCTGAACCTGCCCGCACTGACGTCAGTGCGCCCGCCCCCCTGACCGCCCCGATCGCCATCGGCGACGTGCACGGCTGCCTCGTGGAACTCGACGAGCTGCTCGAGCAACTCCCCCCAGACCGCCACCTCGTGTTCCTCGGGGACTACGTGGACCGGGGGCCGGACAGTCGCGGCGTCCTGGCCCGCGTCCGCGCGCTCGTCGAAGCGGGCCGCGCCACGGCCCTGCTCGGCAATCACGACGAGATGATGATCAACAGCCTCCTGAACGCCGACGAGGGCGCCCGCGAGATCTGGCTGCGCAACGGCGGCCAGGCCACCCTCGACAACTACACCAGTGAAGCCGAGGCGGCCCAGGACGCCCTGTGGATGCAGGAGCACCTGCACCCGCACGTCACCATCGGCCCGGTCCTGTTCAGCCACGCCATGCGCCCCGACCCGACCGGCCAGGACGTCCACGCGCACCTCTGGGGCCGCCCCAACACCGCCGACACACCCTTCTACCCACTGCCCGAAGGCGTGACGCACAGCGTGCACGGGCACACACCCATGATGTACGGCCCCACCTGCCTGCAACCCAACGACGGGACCGTCGCCGTGTTCATCGACACCGGCTGCGTGTTCGGCCGGACCCTCACCGCGATCGACACCGCCACCTGGGCGGCCCTGAGCGTCCCCGCCCGGCCCGCCACCCCCACCCCCTGA